The following are from one region of the Pseudohongiella spirulinae genome:
- a CDS encoding GGDEF domain-containing protein yields the protein MGQRSYDSEEAQRWKRKFLDALEDSEQREKTLANRIRLLRRGLLGVSLAGDGHDPQLDKQLEQLRKILRKDDRESGLELLLGHIEKSIIRLDNEKTSSNIALQEAFSSSLAELEKLPLPASTRRQLKKFSRSLNPRLDDPQQHQGLIRQFVELLREAISAMVEREQQREQQDNQDNSQNGFWQRIFSTRGSDNLRHDEAPDARNDQADQAIEGELLSPRSDTRADNTESEVPHKVSAEQQATPNDARRPAHESHHQSAGDNSSEDLAELESVEEADIQVAQETVSLEGEVLRDRSGLQEPAFSYIAGHVEPILLRILESIHISAESFALADAIRRNILKGLNWYDFVAVLEEILKILRQAADEQRVEFQGFLTEVTESLAQVQIFVESSEQRSAQATATDHAMDKAVRSQIAEIASVIDNESLDLNLVKQTVQTQIQGIISSLDGFKSQRLEQAEPLAAEIQLLVKRIGALEDESRELRLHLARQQEAAATDTLTELPNRDTYNQRIRILLDNWRQGAANQRRDDDRALCLAVADVDHFKRINDNYGHLAGDKVLKIVAREMAARLRDSDFAARYGGEEFVIILSDTRPPDAEHVLNKIREAIQAIPFHFKDEKVEITLSFGLVAAERDDSPESIFERADQALYKAKQEGRNRVHRVR from the coding sequence ATGGGTCAGCGATCGTACGACAGCGAAGAAGCGCAGCGCTGGAAGCGCAAGTTTCTGGATGCGCTGGAAGACAGCGAGCAGCGCGAAAAAACGCTGGCCAACAGAATCCGACTGTTGCGACGAGGTCTGCTTGGGGTCAGCCTGGCGGGCGATGGCCATGACCCACAGCTGGACAAACAGCTCGAACAGCTTCGCAAAATTCTCCGCAAGGACGATCGCGAATCCGGACTGGAATTGTTACTCGGGCATATCGAAAAGTCCATTATCCGCCTGGATAACGAAAAAACCTCCAGCAATATAGCCCTTCAAGAAGCCTTTTCAAGCAGCCTCGCTGAGCTTGAAAAGTTGCCCCTGCCCGCCTCCACCCGACGGCAGCTAAAGAAGTTCTCCCGTAGCCTCAACCCTCGCCTGGATGACCCGCAGCAGCATCAGGGCCTGATCCGTCAATTTGTCGAGCTGCTGCGTGAAGCGATTTCTGCAATGGTAGAGAGAGAGCAGCAACGCGAACAGCAAGATAATCAGGATAACTCACAGAACGGTTTCTGGCAGCGCATCTTCAGTACTCGCGGTAGTGATAATCTCAGGCATGACGAAGCACCTGACGCACGCAACGACCAGGCAGATCAGGCAATAGAAGGAGAGCTTCTCAGTCCGCGATCAGATACCAGGGCCGACAACACAGAGTCCGAGGTTCCTCACAAAGTGTCTGCAGAGCAGCAGGCAACACCGAATGATGCGAGGCGACCGGCGCATGAATCTCATCATCAATCTGCCGGTGATAATTCGTCTGAAGACCTGGCAGAACTGGAGTCGGTAGAGGAAGCAGATATCCAGGTGGCTCAGGAGACGGTCAGTCTGGAAGGCGAAGTACTGCGCGACCGCTCAGGTTTGCAGGAGCCGGCGTTCTCCTACATTGCAGGCCATGTCGAACCCATTTTATTGCGCATCCTGGAATCCATTCATATCAGTGCTGAGTCTTTTGCCCTGGCCGACGCCATCCGACGGAATATCCTGAAAGGACTTAACTGGTACGACTTTGTAGCCGTGCTGGAAGAAATTCTGAAAATATTACGACAGGCGGCCGACGAGCAGCGAGTGGAGTTTCAGGGTTTTCTCACAGAAGTGACTGAAAGCCTGGCTCAAGTGCAGATTTTTGTCGAAAGTTCAGAACAACGCTCAGCGCAGGCAACCGCAACAGATCATGCCATGGATAAGGCCGTCCGCTCCCAGATCGCCGAGATTGCCAGTGTTATTGATAATGAAAGTCTGGACCTTAATCTGGTCAAACAAACTGTTCAGACCCAGATTCAGGGTATTATCAGCTCATTGGATGGATTTAAATCTCAGCGCCTGGAGCAGGCCGAACCCCTGGCAGCAGAGATTCAGTTACTGGTAAAGCGCATCGGCGCTCTCGAAGATGAATCGCGGGAACTGCGCCTGCACCTTGCCAGGCAACAGGAGGCTGCCGCAACCGATACCCTGACCGAGCTGCCCAATCGTGATACCTACAACCAGCGAATCCGGATACTGCTGGACAACTGGCGCCAGGGTGCTGCAAACCAGCGTCGTGATGACGACCGTGCCCTGTGCCTGGCGGTGGCAGATGTCGATCATTTCAAACGCATCAACGACAATTATGGTCATCTGGCCGGGGACAAAGTTCTTAAGATAGTCGCCAGAGAGATGGCCGCTCGCCTGCGTGACAGTGACTTTGCGGCTCGGTATGGTGGTGAAGAGTTTGTTATTATCCTCAGCGACACGCGGCCGCCCGATGCGGAGCATGTGTTAAATAAAATACGTGAGGCGATTCAGGCTATTCCTTTCCACTTCAAGGATGAGAAAGTGGAAATTACTTTGTCCTTTGGTCTGGTTGCCGCTGAGCGTGATGACTCGCCAGAGTCAATCTTTGAGCGCGCTGATCAGGCTCTGTACAAAGCCAAACAGGAAGGCCGCAACCGGGTGCATCGCGTGAGGTGA
- the gspM gene encoding type II secretion system protein GspM, whose product MMRQLTAREKTILRAALVVALLWLVSNGVPQLRSIHQERALNISQLRDSIDREQRLIDDAEQWAQRRQSTEAQEPDLQNKVFSGSSTAMLTAAIQRQLRQLASEAGVNITSTRLAETSQSGDWLQMQQSVSFTTTDQTAIMRLLQQLENSQPYLGVVDFSLRRARNQFTGELTVVGFSREAGDA is encoded by the coding sequence ATGATGCGTCAGTTAACAGCCCGGGAAAAAACCATATTGAGAGCCGCGCTGGTGGTGGCCTTACTATGGTTGGTGAGCAATGGTGTCCCGCAACTCAGGTCTATTCATCAGGAACGAGCGCTTAACATTAGTCAGTTGCGTGACAGCATTGACCGAGAACAACGTCTGATTGACGATGCTGAGCAGTGGGCACAACGTCGGCAGTCAACTGAGGCGCAGGAACCAGATCTTCAGAATAAAGTATTCAGTGGCAGCTCAACCGCAATGCTCACTGCCGCGATTCAACGCCAGTTACGACAGTTGGCAAGTGAGGCTGGCGTCAATATCACTTCTACCCGCCTCGCTGAGACCAGTCAGTCCGGAGACTGGCTCCAAATGCAGCAGAGCGTCTCATTTACAACGACTGACCAGACAGCGATTATGCGCCTGCTGCAGCAGCTGGAAAATTCACAGCCTTATCTTGGCGTCGTTGATTTCAGCCTACGACGCGCACGTAATCAGTTCACTGGTGAATTGACGGTGGTTGGCTTCAGCCGGGAGGCTGGCGATGCCTGA
- a CDS encoding GspE/PulE family protein: MPDYSMTLPVFSQLLEPAGIVPAQDYQDKPVLMCEVAPDVELRHRIRFALQQPVTFRMAAPDEIRRLLKHWRAELSPDIGPGAEDVFVSGYEDDEELKDLASEAPIIRLVNHLFARALDLNASDIHFEPNEDHLEVRCRVDGIMHRIERLPARINTAVASRLKLMAKLDIGEKRLPQDGRIDYKLGNKHLDMRVSTLPGVHGESIVLRILDRGDTAVSLQQLGMPENILKTYQGLISQPHGMILITGPTGSGKTTTLYATLEKINDQSTKIITVEDPVEYQMEGITQIQANSAIGLSFAAGLRSIVRQDPDVIMVGEIRDHETAEIAIESALTGHLVFSTLHTNDAAGAITRLQDMGVEGYLISSSLLCVQAQRLVRRNCPDCSSSHQLTEDELRVLRVEPQHFAGARKGSGCERCGGTGYRGRVGLYELLVMSDTIRHEIAIGSDANVIREQAIREGMKTLREDALEKLAAGITTPEEIVRVTRAVSGT, encoded by the coding sequence ATGCCTGATTACTCAATGACCCTGCCAGTGTTCTCTCAGCTCCTCGAGCCGGCCGGCATCGTACCTGCGCAGGATTATCAGGATAAACCGGTATTGATGTGCGAGGTGGCGCCTGATGTTGAGTTGCGGCATCGTATTCGTTTTGCTCTGCAGCAGCCGGTGACTTTCAGAATGGCGGCGCCAGACGAAATTCGTCGTTTGTTGAAGCATTGGCGCGCTGAACTGTCGCCTGATATAGGCCCCGGCGCCGAAGATGTGTTTGTATCCGGCTACGAAGATGATGAAGAACTGAAGGACCTGGCATCGGAAGCACCAATCATTCGTCTGGTCAATCATCTGTTCGCTCGCGCTCTGGACTTGAACGCCAGCGACATTCACTTCGAACCCAACGAAGATCATCTGGAAGTGCGCTGCCGGGTTGATGGCATCATGCATCGTATTGAACGATTACCAGCACGTATAAATACGGCTGTCGCTTCTCGCCTGAAGCTCATGGCAAAACTGGATATTGGTGAAAAACGCCTCCCACAGGATGGTCGTATAGACTACAAGCTGGGTAACAAACATCTGGATATGCGGGTTTCAACACTCCCTGGGGTGCACGGGGAATCCATAGTGCTGCGAATTCTGGATCGCGGTGATACGGCGGTGAGCCTGCAACAACTTGGCATGCCAGAGAACATTCTAAAAACCTATCAGGGCCTTATTAGCCAGCCTCACGGCATGATTCTCATCACCGGCCCAACCGGCAGTGGTAAAACTACCACACTGTACGCGACGCTAGAAAAGATAAACGATCAGTCTACAAAAATAATCACCGTTGAGGATCCGGTTGAATACCAGATGGAAGGTATTACACAGATCCAGGCAAATTCCGCGATTGGCTTAAGTTTTGCTGCCGGCTTAAGGTCAATAGTGCGCCAGGACCCGGATGTCATCATGGTGGGTGAGATACGTGACCATGAAACAGCCGAAATAGCTATCGAGTCTGCGCTGACCGGACACCTGGTATTCTCTACACTGCACACTAACGACGCTGCTGGCGCTATCACCCGTTTACAGGACATGGGTGTTGAAGGTTATCTGATCAGTTCAAGTTTGTTGTGTGTCCAGGCTCAGCGCCTGGTGCGTCGTAATTGTCCGGACTGCTCTTCTTCGCATCAGCTTACTGAAGACGAATTGCGTGTACTGCGGGTAGAGCCGCAGCACTTTGCTGGTGCTCGTAAAGGCAGCGGCTGTGAGCGATGTGGCGGTACCGGGTATCGGGGGCGCGTTGGGTTGTATGAACTGTTGGTGATGAGCGATACGATCCGCCATGAGATTGCGATAGGTTCAGATGCTAATGTCATACGCGAACAGGCCATTCGAGAAGGTATGAAAACGCTGCGCGAAGACGCTCTGGAGAAACTCGCGGCCGGCATTACCACGCCTGAAGAGATTGTACGTGTCACGCGCGCGGTGTCCGGAACATGA